A window of the Trichoderma asperellum chromosome 6, complete sequence genome harbors these coding sequences:
- a CDS encoding uncharacterized protein (TransMembrane:1 (i21-43o)) encodes MPRRYSASGRQNPSNRVTIEVFNTIARISDIVSLLLGALFTIFDSSLSDTENDVYNNVYIVFFW; translated from the exons ATGCCCCGGAGATACTCAGCTTCTGGTCGACAAAATCCTTCCAACCGTGTTACGAT AGAGGTGTTCAATACCATCGCTCGCATATCCGACATCGTTTCTTTACTCCTTGGAGCGCTTTTTACCATTTTCGACTCCTCTTTAAGCGATACCGAGAACGATGTTTATAACAATgtttatatagttttcttctGGTAA
- a CDS encoding uncharacterized protein (EggNog:ENOG41~TransMembrane:11 (o162-182i272-292o341-360i418-436o490-510i554-574o580-600i664-682o734-752i773-797o809-832i)) has protein sequence MADDEKAVPASGVAEMPSANSSRPSVVDDTIKDVISEPFSYDEDDRDYYPTQNTTEHDLNVTEDDLLEAQELASRYTLEEVRDIMARVFRVHEKDHNFPSVIIHKIKAFLENESVFSNPEKHQHLIQEMKLEAALVTSNSPYAEVRAVVSNKDDITTPCSTIRSWAIGLAFSCLLAFINQLFDIRQPAIRVMANVAQLLSYPVGKACENWLPDVGFTLFGTYHSLNPGPFSKKEHMLITIMANVAYNTPYTNNIIWVQYLPQYFNQPYASHVAYQLLIALATNFIGYGMAGICRRFLVYPSYCVWPASLVTIALNKAFHNETNAPVEGPFGKKWKVSRIKFFYIMFGAMFVWFWFPNYIFTALSRFNWMSWIAPHNRELNVITGINHGLGVNPFPTFDWNVLLWDSADPLMVPFYSTLNRFFGVFISFWVVLAFWYSNVYDTGYLPINSNRVYDHFGKLYNISRAVDDRGLFHAAEYKEYSPPFLSAGNVVIYMFFFGIYTSTLTYAVLYHRHEIVMGFKSLFASFRKKNPIKDERVLDVHNRLMKAYPEVPEWWYLICLLIAIALGIAGIAGWDTNTSPGVVFYGLALCIVFVIPVGIIKAMTGIEVTLNVLAEFIGGSFVDGNALAMNYFKSFGYVTCAHAVWFCNDLKLAHYVKIPPRQTFIAQIIATFISTIICTGVLNFQMKSITGVCTPDAQFKLTCPGVNTFFTASVLWGTVGPQKVFGQNGQYTEILVGFPLGIVVVVFFWALAKKFPQWTWTRQIHPVAIMYGGIVWAPYNMSYVWPSVPIAWISWVYLKTRFVSFWSKYNFVLSAAWSCGIAISGIIIFFALQYTDTKFNWWGNMASDMGCEGRACTLKHLKPGEYFGPRIGTFD, from the exons ATGGCCGACGACGAAAAGGCCGTTCCCGCGAGTGGGGTGGCTGAGATGCCCTCGGCCAATTCGTCTCGCCCGTCCGTCGTCGACGATACCATCAAGGATGTCATTTCG GAGCCCTTTTCctatgacgaagacgaccgCGATTACTACCCCACGCAAAACACCACCGAGCACGACCTCAATGTCACCGAAGATGATTTGCTCGAGGCACAGGAACTCGCCTCTCGGTATACGCTCGAAGAGGTCCGCGACATCATGGCCCGAGTCTTTCGCGTCCACGAAAAAGATCACAACTTCCCCTCCGTCATTATACACAAGATCAAGGCCTTTCTCGAGAATGAATCCGTATTTTCCAACCCCGAAAAGCATCAGCATTTGATCCAAGAGATGAAGCTGGAAGCCGCTCTCGTCACCAGCAACAGTCCATATGCAGAGGTCCGCGCTGTCGTTAGCAACAAGGACGACATCACCACACCGTGCTCAACTATCCGCAGCTGGGCCATTGGTCTAGCGTTCAGCTGTCTGCTGGCCTTCATCAACCAGCTGTTCGATATTCGCCAGCCCGCCATCCGGGTCATGGCCAACGTCGCCCAGCTGCTGTCCTATCCAGTGGGCAAGGCCTGCGAGAATTGGCTACCAGATGTCGGCTTCACCCTCTTTGGCACATATCACTCCCTTAACCCAGGGCCCTTTTCGAAAAAGGAACACATGCTCATTACCATCATGGCAAACGTGGCTTACAACACGCCCTACACCAACAACATCATCTGGGTGCAGTATCTGCCCCAGTATTTCAACCAGCCTTATGCGTCCCACGTCGCGTACCAACTACTTATTGCCCTGGCCACCAACTTTATTGGCTACGGCATGGCGGGCATCTGCCGACGATTCTTGGTCTATCCCTCGTACTGCGTGTGGCCGGCCTCTCTTGTCACCATTGCCCTCAACAAGGCCTTCCATAACGAAACCAATGCTCCCGTAGAGGGTCCCTTTGGAAAGAAATGGAAGGTGTCTCGTATCAAGTTCTTCTACATCATGTTCGGCGCCATGTTCGTATGGTTTTGGTTCCCCAATTACATCTTCACGGCCCTGTCCAGGTTCAACTGGATGTCATGGATTGCCCCTCACAACCGCGAGCTGAATGTCATCACCGGCATCAACCATGGCCTCGGCGTTAACCCATTCCCGACCTTTGACTGGAACGTTTTACTTTGGGACTCAGCCGACCCCCTTATGGTCCCTTTCTACAGCACGCTCAACCGCTTCTTTGGCgtcttcatctccttctgGGTGGTCCTCGCCTTCTGGTACAGTAACGTCTACGATACCGGCTACCTCCCCATCAACAGCAATCGCGTATACGATCACTTTGGCAAGCTCTACAACATCAGCCGGGCCGTTGACGATCGAGGCCTGTTCCACGCTGCCGAGTACAAGGAATATTCGCCACCGTTCCTGAGTGCCGGCAACGTTGTCATCTACATGTTCTTTTTCGGCATCTACACGTCAACCTTGACATACGCTGTGCTCTACCACCGTCACGAGATTGTCATGGGCTTCAAGTCTCTCTTCGCCAGCTTCCGCAAGAAGAACCCGATCAAGGACGAGAGGGTCCTTGACGTCCATAACCGGCTGATGAAGGCGTACCCCGAAGTTCCGGAATGGTGGTATCTGATCTGTCTCCTAATCGCCATTGCTTTGGGTATCGCCGGTATCGCCGGGTGGGATACCAACACTTCTCCTGGAGTCGTCTTCTATGGCCTGGCGCTCTGCATCGTCTTTGTAATTCCCGTGGGcatcatcaaggccatgaCGGGCATCGAAGTCACCCTCAATGTGCTGGCCGAATTCATTGGCGGCTCCTTTGTTGATGGCAATGCACTGGCTATGAATTATTTCAAGTCATTTGGCTATGTTACCTGCGCGCACGCCGTTTGGTTCTGCAACGATCTCAAGCTCGCCCACTACGTCAAGATCCCGCCCCGTCAGACCTTCATCGCCCAGATCATCGCCACCTTTATCAGCACCATCATTTGCACCGGCGTTCTCAACTTCCAAATGAAGAGCATCACTGGCGTTTGCACTCCCGATGCCCAGTTCAAGCTCACCTGCCCAGGCGTCAACACTTTTTTCACCGCATCCGTTCTGTGGGGAACCGTCGGGCCGCAAAAGGTCTTTGGCCAGAACGGCCAGTACACCGAGATTCTGGTTGGATTCCCCCtgggcatcgtcgtcgtcgtcttcttctgggcgCTCGCGAAAAAGTTTCCCCAGTGGACTTGGACTCGACAAATTCACCCGGTGGCCATCATGTACGGCGGTATTGTTTGGGCGCCGTACAACATGTCGTATGTCTGGCCGTCTGTTCCCATTGCGTGGATTTCCTGGGTCTATCTTAAAACCCGCTTCGTATCTTTTTGGTCCAAG TACAACTTTGTTCTTTCGGCGGCTTGGTCTTGCGGCATTGCAATTtctggcatcatcatcttctttgccttaCAATACACCGACACCAAATTCAACTGGTGGGGCAACATGGCATCCGACATGGGCTGCGAGGGCAGGGCATGCACTCTGAAGCACCTTAAGCCGGGAGAGTACTTTGGGCCGCGCATTGGCACCTTTGACTAA